A segment of the bacterium genome:
CGTTGAGCGCAGCAAGACTCTGCGCGACCCGCTCCACCGCGCGATGGCCTTCCTCCATCGCTTCCTTTCCACGGTGGAAATCGAGCAGGCGAAGGTGCGCCAGCCGGGGGGCGACAACCACCTCCGGCGGCTCGCCGGCCATGCGGCTGCGCGCAATCCGGACCTGCACGATGTCCATGCACGTGGTGAGCACGTCCAGCATCGAGGGCATCACCGGTTCGTCGGACGACGCCGCGGGTGCGAGGGCGCGGAGGTTCTCCTGCAGCTTGCGCATCCACTTCTCGACGCCGCCGGGTGGCGCGCTGGGTTGCGAGGCGGCGCGAAAGCGACGGCCGAGGATGTCGGATCCGAGGTCGACCGCGATCACGATATCCGCGCCCATGGCGCGCGCGACCGACACCGGCACCGGGTTGACGAGTCCGCCGTCGACGAGGAGCGTTCCCTCCCAGCGCACCGGGGCAAACAGCCCGGGCAGCGCTGCCGAAGCGCGCACGGCGTCGACGGACGAGCCGCGCCGCAGCCAGACTTCTGCCCCCGTCCGTAGACACGTTGCGACGGCGGCGAACGGCACCCGCAGCTCATCGATCGGACGGTCCGTGAAATGTCGGCGAAAGAACCGGGTGAGGCGATCGCCTCTCAGCACTCCACCACCGAGGCCGACGTCGAGTAGCCCGAGCACGTCACTGACGCGCTGTTCGAGGACCCAGCGCTCCAGTCGATCCAGATCTCCCGCCGCGTAGGCCGCACCGACCAGTGCACCGATCGACGTCCCGCACACGATCTGCGGCTGGATGCCCGCCCGCTCGAGCGCGCGGATGACGCCGATGTGAGCCCACCCCCGCGCCGACCCGCTCCCCAGTGCGAGCCCGATGCACGGCCTGTGCGGCGCAGTCATGTCCGTACCGTCTATCAGAACGTGGGGATCACGGCGCCACGTCCTCGCAGCGCACTCCACCTTGCCATGGCCTGGTACTGCTCCAGCCCGCATGCCGCAGGCACTCGCTGCGGGAGCGGTGCCGCCGTGATCGCCCCGCACGCCGACGGGGTGCGCGGACGCGGCCACCGCCCCTCCTCCTTCGGCGCGCCCAGCCGGCGTGCGCCCGCGGAGGACCTGCCCATGGGTGCGCATCGCCTGCCGGCGTTCGAGATCGGGGTGCGAGGGCACGTCGGCCCCCTCGAGCGCGCCCTGCTCCGGCCCCGGACCGCGGCGGGCGCGTGCGCCGGGTGCGTCGACCAGGCCGACCGGCGCGCCACCGCGCGTGGCCATTGGCGACCCTGGCAAGCTGTGCCGCCGCCCCCGCGCCCCTGACACGCGCCGCCCGCCCGCCAGGGCGAGCCAGCGCGCGCCGGCGCAGCGGCTACCCGCCGCACTGCGGCGGCTTCACGTCGAAGACCGGTGGGTCGAGGCAGTTCTCGTAGCAGAACTCGTAGCTCGGGACGCAGGGCGGCTGCGGGGGAAAGGGGCCGTTCTCGACCGGGACCAGCGACGCCGCGGTGTCGCAGGGGCCGTTGGCATTGTCGGGGCAGATGACGGTGGCGTCGGTGGTGAAGGCGCCGAGGGCGGTGGCGCCGTACTCGAAGCTGAACGGTTGGCCGTTCTGCTCCGTGAAGGTCCAGGTGCCGGGGGCGGTGGCGACGGCGGCGTTGCGCAGGGTGGCGCCGAGAACGCTGCTGGCGGAGGAGAAGTCGGCGCCCTGGAGGTAGGCGGTGTCGAGCTTGGCGTTGGTGAGGTCGGCGCCGTTGAAGGTGGCGTTGACCAGCACGGCGTTGTCGAACACGGTGTCGGTGAGGCTGCCGCTGAAGGCGGCGCCGGCGCAGATGGCGTTGCTGAGATCGGCGGCGTCGAGCTGCGTGCGCACCAGTTGCGCGCTGCCGTAGAGATGCGCGCCGGAGAGATCGGCGCTGCGCAGGTCGGCGTCGGTCAGGTCGGCGTTGACCATGTACGCGCCGCCGAGCTGCGTGACCTGGCCGCTGCTGCCCGGCTGCACGCCGGCGACGAGGCCGCGCAGCGAGGCGTTCTTGAGGCTGGCGAGATTGAGCCGCGCGCCGATCAGCTCGGCGTTGTCGAGGATGGTGCCGCTCAAGTCGGCTTCCTCGAGGCCGGCGCCGTTCAGGTTGGCGTACGACAGGTCGACGCCCTTGAATTGCGTCGTCCGCTGCGGGAACTGGCAGCCGCCGGTGCCGCTCGGCAGGCAGGCGAGATTGACGCCGTGCGCGGTGCCGTCCGACAGCGTGGCGCCGGCGAAGCTGGTGGTCGACGAGAGCGTCGCGCCCGACAGGTCGACCCGTGACAGATCGATGCCGTCGAAGTTGCTGCCGGAGAAGTTGGCGCCGGCGAAGTTGGTGGTGCCGGTCAGCGTGCTGTTGGCGAACGACGCCTGGCGCAGATCCGTGCCGGCGAAGTCGATGCCGGTGAGGTCGACGCCGTTGAAGGTCGCGCCGGTCGTGGCGTCCGACAGCGTCGCGCCGGCGAAGCTCGCCGGGGCGCCGTCCGCCGCCGGCTCGCCGGACGCGTCGCGCCCCATCACGTCGGTGCCGTCGAAAACCGCGCCGCGCAGATCGCTGCCGGCGAAGTCGGCCGAGGCGCTCGACGCGTAGTCGAACGTCGCGCCGGCGAACGAGGCCCCCTGCAGCGTCGCGGTGCCCAGGCAGGCGCTGGCGAAGGTCGCGCCGCTGAAGTCGGCCCGGTCGAGCGCCATCGGCGTCAGTCCGTTGGCGAAGGTGGTGTTGCAGTGGATGACGCAGCAGCCGCTCGGCTCGAGATCCTTGTGGGTGCGGCAGCTCGGCCCCTGGCACGTCGCGCCAGCAGCCGGCAGGAACCGCGCGCCCTTGAAGCTGGCGCCGGTCAGGACCGAGCTGCCGAAGAGCACGCTGTCGAAGCTGGCGTGATCGAAGATCACGCCGGTCATCGTGTCGGCGTAGAAGAAGACGCCGCTGCTCAGCGACGCGCCGGTGAAGTCGGACGTACTGAGGTCGAGGTTCCGCAGCTCCAGAAAGCCCTCCATGACGAGACCGCGCAGGTCGCAGCCGACACAATCCTCCCCGGCTTCCAGGCGTTCGACGTCGGCCGGATTGGGGCCGTCCGCGCCGCCGATCGTCGGCCGCAGGAACACGGGCTGCGGCGCGGCCCCCGGCACGCCGGCGCGCGGGTGGCGGACCTGGAGCGTGAGCGCGCCGGAGACGGTCGCGGTCTGCGCGCGCGGCGCGCCGCCGACCTGCATGACCGTGGCGCCCATCTCGTTCAGCAACGTCAGGGTCGGGGCGGCCGCGAACGAGTCGTCGACCGCCAGGGTCAGCCGCGTCGGCCGGGCGAAGTAGTAGGGCACCTCGTCGACGCCCTCGATGGTGCCGGTGTCCGGCGACATCGCGGCGTCGGCTTCGAGGTCGAGCAGGACCGTGTGCGTGGCGTTCAGCGCCTGATGCGGGTGCCGCAGCAGGTAGGCTTCGGAGATGCCGCCGGGCGGCGGCGCGGCGGGCGCGCCGCTCGACGCCTTCGAGCCGCCGCCGCCGCACGCGGCGACGAGCAGGGTCAGGGCGGCGAACGCGATCGGCAGCGCGCGACGCATCGACACGCGACTCATGCGACGGGCAGCGCGGGACAGCCGCCGGGCGTCACCGGAATCCAGTGCGACAGCGAGGGCTCGACGCGCGGCGCGCCGGCGATGGTCTCGTAGTTGAGCGTGTACACGTTGCGGAAGGTGTCGACCGCCAGGCGCGCCGCGGCCACGCCGGTCGTGCGCACCAGGAAGTTACCCGCCGGATCGTAGAGATCGAGCCGGTAGTCCGCCGCCGTGGCGCCGTCGTTCACGTACGACAGCACGTACATGTAGCCGAGGCCCTCGACGCCGAGATCCAGGTAGACGATGCCGGCGCCCCGCTCCAGCTCGACGATGTTGGTGGTGCCGCCCTGAAAGCGGGCCACCGGATTGCCCGACACGTCGACCGCCTGGATGCGCTGATTGCCGTTCTCCAGAATCAGAATCGTCGAGCGGAACACGGTCACCGCCACCGGCGCGTCGAGCAGGCCGGGCCGCCTGCCGAAGCCCATCTTCGAATACGAGAACGGCACGGCCTGCGGCGCCGTGTTCGGATCGTCCGGCGCGGCGGGGAGCTCGAGGATCTCCATCTTGTGGTTCTGGCGGTCGACGCCGACGACATGGCCGCTCGGCATGACGACCAGCGAATCGAGCGCGTAGGCGAAGATGCCCCAGGTGAGGGGGTTGTCGAGGTTGTAGGGGGAGTCGTCGTCGACCGTCACCGACTGCAGATAGAAGCCCTGCTGGGTCGGCTGGAGGAAGAAGTTGCGGCTGCCGCCGGCGGGACCGACCTTGTCGTAGACCGCGGTGATGGTCTGCTGCAGGCCGCACGACAGTTGCTTCAGGCCTGAATCGGGATCGATCGCCAGCGACACGTTCTGGATCATGTGCATGATGCCGCCGTTGCCCTCGCCGCAGAACGGCACTCCCTGCCCGCCCGCCTCGTAGGCGTAGCCGGCCGCGCCGGTGCGCTGGCTGATGGTGATGCCGGTGACGTCGTTGAGCGCGTCGCCGCTCCCCTTCATCAAGCTGGCGATGGTGGCGGTCGGCGCCGCGGTCTCGACCCACGCGTGCTGGCCGTCCTGGTACTCGAGCTTCAGCTCGTGCGCGTACTGCGTCGCCGACGTGAGCGGGATCAACAGCTCCTTGATGGTGATGTTGATCTCGCCCTGCGTCGCCGGCACCGGACCGTACGGGCCGGGCGCGCCGCTGGCGCCGGTGCACACGCCGACGACGCAGCCGCTGGCGCTGGTCAGGAACACGTCGACCGTGACGTTGCCGCCGGACGGCACGCCGTCGAACATCACCGGGATCGGATCGGCCTGGCCCGGCGCGATCGCGCCGGTGCGCTTGAAGGTCACCTTCGAGTCCGCATCGTAGGTCAGGGTGACCTCGTACGCGCGCGCCGTCGCCGGGAACTCGAAGTCGGCCGGGTCGCGGTTGAGGATCACCGTCGTGTTCATCGTCAAGGTCAGCTTGTTGGTGAACAGCGCCGGGCTGGCGAACACCTCGCCGACGCTCTGGCCGATGGTCGCCACGTCGGCGGCGACGGCGACGATGCGGAAGGCGAGCCCGAGCGGACCGGTGAACTCGACGACGTTGGTGGCGATGGCGCTGGCGATGATGTAGGCGAGCACGGCGGCGCCTTCGCCGGTGGCGAAGAAAGCGCTCAGCACGGCATTGCCGAGACTGATCAGCGCCTCCTTCGCGCTGTGCGAGTTGGCCGAGCCGAAAATGCCGTTGGCGAGGTCGGGGCCGGCGAGGCCGAGGATGAGCGGCAGCGACGCCTTGAGAATCTGCACGATGCCGACGCCGAACTGGCCCGACAGCTTGCTGAGCATGTTGGCGCTCACGGCGACGCCGGCGATCAGCATCATCGACGGAATGCCGATGTTGAAGATCAGCGTCAGGATCGAGCCGCCGACCGCCTCGGGGCAGAAGGCCGCGCCGCCGACGCCGAGACTGCCGAAGTAGACCTTGGCGATTGACGCGTCCGCCGGCACCTCGAAGCGCACGCTGGAGAGGGGAACGTCGTCGCCGATGCGCGGAATGCCGAGCACGGTGAAGTTGCTGTTGATCCAGGCGAGGTACG
Coding sequences within it:
- the rssA gene encoding patatin-like phospholipase RssA; protein product: MTAPHRPCIGLALGSGSARGWAHIGVIRALERAGIQPQIVCGTSIGALVGAAYAAGDLDRLERWVLEQRVSDVLGLLDVGLGGGVLRGDRLTRFFRRHFTDRPIDELRVPFAAVATCLRTGAEVWLRRGSSVDAVRASAALPGLFAPVRWEGTLLVDGGLVNPVPVSVARAMGADIVIAVDLGSDILGRRFRAASQPSAPPGGVEKWMRKLQENLRALAPAASSDEPVMPSMLDVLTTCMDIVQVRIARSRMAGEPPEVVVAPRLAHLRLLDFHRGKEAMEEGHRAVERVAQSLAALNG
- a CDS encoding pentapeptide repeat-containing protein → MSMRRALPIAFAALTLLVAACGGGGSKASSGAPAAPPPGGISEAYLLRHPHQALNATHTVLLDLEADAAMSPDTGTIEGVDEVPYYFARPTRLTLAVDDSFAAAPTLTLLNEMGATVMQVGGAPRAQTATVSGALTLQVRHPRAGVPGAAPQPVFLRPTIGGADGPNPADVERLEAGEDCVGCDLRGLVMEGFLELRNLDLSTSDFTGASLSSGVFFYADTMTGVIFDHASFDSVLFGSSVLTGASFKGARFLPAAGATCQGPSCRTHKDLEPSGCCVIHCNTTFANGLTPMALDRADFSGATFASACLGTATLQGASFAGATFDYASSASADFAGSDLRGAVFDGTDVMGRDASGEPAADGAPASFAGATLSDATTGATFNGVDLTGIDFAGTDLRQASFANSTLTGTTNFAGANFSGSNFDGIDLSRVDLSGATLSSTTSFAGATLSDGTAHGVNLACLPSGTGGCQFPQRTTQFKGVDLSYANLNGAGLEEADLSGTILDNAELIGARLNLASLKNASLRGLVAGVQPGSSGQVTQLGGAYMVNADLTDADLRSADLSGAHLYGSAQLVRTQLDAADLSNAICAGAAFSGSLTDTVFDNAVLVNATFNGADLTNAKLDTAYLQGADFSSASSVLGATLRNAAVATAPGTWTFTEQNGQPFSFEYGATALGAFTTDATVICPDNANGPCDTAASLVPVENGPFPPQPPCVPSYEFCYENCLDPPVFDVKPPQCGG